Sequence from the Thermococcus nautili genome:
CGAAGGTACCTGAGGACAATCTCCCTCACCATCTTCCGAATCTCGCTAACGCTCATTCCCTTAGGAACTTCAATTACAATCTCGCTCTTAGTCGCTCCCATCAAGCTCCCTCGCTTCTTGTTCTCACCTAAGTATAAAACCCTAACGCCAGCCAGAGGAGGACCGCCAGGCCGGCCACGTAGCCGATGATGAACTCAACCACGTCCCCAATTGTGGAGATAGGTGCTTCCTTCTCGCGGACCTCATAGACCAGGTAGCTGATGAACACCACCAGGCCATAGATGAGAAGGAAGGCCGAGGCGAAGCCGAGGACCGTGTGAAAGACTGACCGCTTATCATCGTAGAGGTAAAGCCTTGCCAAGGTCATCACCCAAAATGCCTCGTCCTCCTCACAACGAGTTCTCTCTTTATAATGCGGGTCCTGTTCGGCGGGATAAACTCAATCAGGTCATGCTCCCTCAGCTGGTCATTCAGCTCCGAAAAGCCAGGAATCATTCTGTTCAGGTAGATGACATCGTTCGGGACGTAGTGCTGGAAGATGAAATGCCTCTGCGCCTGGCGGAAGAGAAGCTTCGGGAAGTCCGCGATTGACTGAGTTATAGCGACCGTGTAAAGCTTCCCGTCCCTTCCCTCCCTGAACAACTGCTCCAGCTCCTTCCCCGGCCTCCTTGAGGACGGGTTATAGCGATGAGCCTCTTCCACCACAATGATACGGTCCCTATCCCGCCTGAAAATCTCATCAAGAAGAGGCTTGTAGTACTGCTCCACCAGACCTTCCACGCCAATCCTGTTGATGGTTCCCCTGGTTGGAACCACCAGCACCTGGTCAAACTCAAGGAGCTTCCGCCAGTTGTACCTCGTGCCGACCTTAATCTTGAGGAGCCTGACACCCTTCAACTGCACCAGGCCGAGATGGTTTCTCACCTTGGTATCGAGAATGAGGAACCTCCTCCCCTTCTCCCACGCCTGCTCAACAAGCCACCCCGCGAAGTAGCTCTTCCCCGAGCCAGTGTTCCCGTAGATGAGGTCAATACTCCACGCAGGAATGTCAATGTCCAGAATCCCCAACGCTCTCACCTCCAAAAAG
This genomic interval carries:
- a CDS encoding helicase HerA domain-containing protein; translated protein: MGILDIDIPAWSIDLIYGNTGSGKSYFAGWLVEQAWEKGRRFLILDTKVRNHLGLVQLKGVRLLKIKVGTRYNWRKLLEFDQVLVVPTRGTINRIGVEGLVEQYYKPLLDEIFRRDRDRIIVVEEAHRYNPSSRRPGKELEQLFREGRDGKLYTVAITQSIADFPKLLFRQAQRHFIFQHYVPNDVIYLNRMIPGFSELNDQLREHDLIEFIPPNRTRIIKRELVVRRTRHFG